The following coding sequences lie in one Osmerus mordax isolate fOsmMor3 chromosome 13, fOsmMor3.pri, whole genome shotgun sequence genomic window:
- the LOC136955656 gene encoding sodium/hydrogen exchanger 5-like, which produces MSTALHHHRITASTRYLRVATSKVPVSACDITATGGGNVLTSARLSLPSMASRTSFPEVTNVTNYLRENGSGVCLDLQVIDNVPGAKVEEESETHHFLAGNLYKPRRRHQSHYSRHFMTLGDKERQDREIFQRNMKSRMETFKTTRHKRHKKDRSQKKRRGSDVKGEDMNDKPRRNVSWQDKDPVVVPVDSEEEKGTHSEPEKEEDEGITFVARKAAETPKERPKSVPSSLEACQSPSVATPPSPTCGEEHLPWKGGVGTLPVCVSMEATKIIPIDLQQAWNQSISSLESLASPPAPAEPIHPRVSALSRLGAQRPASYTGPLGSGGSVGGSVGANVVQGSACFQFPEKDDEEGALSEEQQEIQPLMSATLRPPGPPGAPPPPPPMSQGSGKRRNPCVYLRSLVTVPPPGSEPHSRGPTQL; this is translated from the exons ATGTCGAccgccctccaccaccaccgcaTCACAGCCTCCACCCGATACCTCCGTGTCGCCACATCAAAGGTGCCCGTCTCCGCCTGTGACATCACAGCCACAGGA GGTGGCAATGTGCTGACCTCCGCCaggctctctctgccctccatgGCCAGTAGGACATCCTTCCCAGAAGTCACCAATGTCACCAACTACCT AAGGGAGAATggcagcggtgtgtgtctgGACCTCCAGGTGATTGACAACGTTCCCGGTGCCAAAGTAGAGGAGGAGTCAGAGACGCATCACTTCCTGGCTGGGAACCTCTACAAGCCTAGGAGAAGG caCCAGTCCCACTACAGCCGACACTTCATGACGCTGGGCGATAAGGAGCGTCAGGACAGAGAGATCTTCCAGAGGAACATGAAGAGCCGAATGGAGACGTTCAAGACGACTCGACACAAACGCCACAAGAAGGACCGTAGCCAGAAGAAG CGGAGAGGGTCAGACGTGAAAGGGGAGGACATGAACGACAAACCTCGACGGAACGTCAGCTGGCAGGACAAAG ACCCAGTGGTGGTGCCGGTGGactcagaggaagagaagggaaccCACTCGGaaccagagaaggaggaggacgaggggatCACCTTCGTGGCCCGCAAAGCTGCAGAGACACCCAAAGAACGGCCTAAATCAG TTCCATCTTCCCTAGAGGCGTGTCAGAGCCCCTCGGTggccacacccccctcccccacctgtgGGGAGGAGCACCTGCCCTGGAAGGGGGGCGTGGGcaccctgcctgtctgcgtGTCCATGGAGGCCACCAAGATCATCCCCATAGACCTGCAGCAGGCCTGGAACCAGAGCATCTCCTCCCTGGAGAGCCTGGCCTCCCCTCCGGCCCCGGCCGAACCCATCCACCCCAGAGTCAGTGCCCTGTCCAGGCTGGGAGCCCAGCGGCCAGCCTCCTACACGGGGCCgctggggtctggagggtctgtgGGTGGATCTGTCGGGGCCAATGTGGTCCAGGGCTCTGCTTGCTTCCAATTCCCGGAGAAAGATGATGAGGAGGGGGCCCTCTccgaggagcagcaggagattCAACCTCTCATGTCGGCCACCCTGAGGCCCCCCGGACCCCCTggggcccccccgcccccgcctccAATGTCCCAGGGctcagggaagaggaggaacccCTGTGTGTATCTGAGGAGTCTGGTCACAGTGCCACCTCCTGGTAGCGAACCACATAGCAGGGGCCCAACTCAGTTGTAA